From the Anguilla rostrata isolate EN2019 chromosome 12, ASM1855537v3, whole genome shotgun sequence genome, the window ATTTTACACTTTTATTCCACAAATTTAAATCTTAAAGGATCTAAATCTAAAAGGTGTCCTGGAGACCCTGCATGGCAGTGTGCCACTTCATTTTAgtgaagtttgaatgcaatctgtgataTTGAAATCATTGagtgaaaatataaatgtcTATATAGATAATGGTTGTTAAGACATGATCATTGAAATATATGTTTATGGAAGTGGTTCCAGTTTCAAGCAGAAACCAACATTGTATGATCTGGTTTTgttacactgaaaatatttcagctgaAGGTGGAGATCTTTCTTCGATATCTGAGCTGAATTACCTCCCAACATAAtcatgtttgatttttttaataaagggcttaaaacatttgattgtaaTATCACAGTGattagccctgcttccaactACGTAAGATAACTTTAAGATGCAAATTTGTTTCCAGATACGATAGTCCCGGTAACCACATCCCCACACTTCACATCTCACCAAACCATAGCAAAGTTGCCCTTCTCTCTCAACCATGCCCCCTCCCTTGTAGAACCACTTAAAAATGCAGACTTTGATTTAGGTAGTCGAAATGTAGACTTttctttcaacatttttatttcgaATTTGTatcgtttttgttttgtaggtaaggggaaaaaaatgcgaCAAAGTGTATTATAGGCACATTGAGAAAAGCgccaaaatgtgcaaaacaagcaaaatttaaatgcaatatttcaaaatgtaatttcttcagtcataatgAATTTCACTAACTTCTCCCTTCCCTTTGCTGCCACTATTTTGATTGAGctttaacatactgtatgtactataTCTCTCCTCTTATTGATCAATTCCACAGGGAATGCACAGCTTTGGCTGTACATGTGAGCAGGAACCACACACAAAACGATTGCATTAAGTTGTCTTTAGCCTCATTCCAACTGCATTTGCCAACCTGGCACTCCGTTTTCTTTTCAGGaatgatgggtgtgtgtgaggtgatgcTGTGACCGTGGCTGCTTTGGCGTCTGCTGCTTCTGTCTTCAACTTCCCATAATTTGCACGCAGCATGCATGCCAGGTCCATCATCAGTAAAGCCCAGCTATATAGGAAAAGTTGtacgttttataaaatgtatatgtatatatatatatatatatatatatatatatatatatataatataaatgtaaatgttaaatgaaaatgttaaacagAAATGTCAATGCTAAATTAGAAACAAAATGTTTGGAACACATACTAAACACATGTAACGCAACACAGCTATTTCAAGTTGTTGAAAGAGTTTCTGCAACTGGGGTATGAGTTTCAACCAGGtataacataaaacaaacttTACAATCTCAtttgtctgtgtccctgttattatatttaatggtttattttgattcattttaagATAAGATGATCTTGATCATCGAGCACTGATGAACATTTCAATgttataagataagataagataaataATCTAGCTAAAAtctaataaatacaataaattaaatttggcacTTGGCCATTtagactgttgtttttttaatgtgaggCCTCACCTGACCACACTCTGTGCTGTGTCACATTTGACCATTATCTTTGTTACAAAATGGACCTGAAACGTTAATACAGTCACATGAAATTATCACTTTCCTCAAGCTTTTAAAATTTCTGCAGACAAAGTGCATGTGGTTATTCATTAAGCAAAGTGAGCATGTAACACAAATAACACAACAACAGCATCCAAAAGTCCAACAGTAAATCAATACTGCCACAagcaacatttgtatttcatcgcactcaaaatattcttttaaaataattagttGAATGAacttgaaatgtaatgtttgaccTAATACATTAACCAAGACATAGAGTAAACACAGAAGAATATAggctattttaaataaaaattaatcgGTAGTCGCACAAACTGCAGAGTTTGAGATACAGCACACAGGAGAGTTCCCATAATATCAATTCATccatttatctgtttatttcagttgcggttattttttttctgctgaaaagCCTTTTTGAGAATTCCTTAACCTCTTCTGTGTTCAGCACATAAATTATTGGGTTCATCATGGGTGGAATGGCAAGTGAAAGTGATGTATTGATTATCCTGGCATTGGGGTGAAGGGTACCAGCTATTGCAGCAATATAGATTCCCATTATTGGAATATAACATATAGCTACCAGCATTAGGTGTGCAGAGCAAGTCTTAATGGCTTTAAATCGCCCTTCCCATGAAGCTATTTTAAATAGTGCACCAGCAATAAACACATATGACAGTACAGTGAAAAGCAATGGTAAATACAGCAACAGTGCCATGTTAACATATGCCATGATGCGATTGACTAGATTGTCATTGCAGGCCAAATGGAAAACGGGTCCATGATCACAGAAGTAGCTTTTTACCACAATGGATTTACAAAAGGACAACCTGGTAACTAAAGCCACTGTTGAAATCATTAAAAGTGCACTGTATGCCCACACCACAGTCAACATCACAGCCATTGCTGGCATTGTGATGATGGCATGGTACCTCAGTGGCAAGCATATTGCCACCAATCTATCATAGGCCAgaacagtgagagtgagagtctgcaaacaggagaagaaaaacacaaaaaacatgtttgccAAGCAAGCATTAAAGGAGATGTATTGTGAATCAAAAGGAAACATTGCAATTAAATTTGGCATAAGGGCAGTGCTTTCACCCAAGTCAGCGAAAGCCAAATTTAAAACGGCCAAATACTTCGGGGTGTGAAAACTGCGCTctatgtatataatatacatgACAAAGGAGTTCCCCAACACAGAGACcccaaaaacaaagaacaggAAAACATAGTAGTATTTGGCATAGGGTACATTATAAAAaccattgattaaaaaaaaagggggatgCACTAAAGCTGTATTTAGAGAGAGGGTGGAATTCTGGGAGTTCATAGCAGACGTTTATAACTcctattttttctctttgttgcttttcttttgtttttctatgcCCTGTAAGCAAAAAGATGTAAACTGAATAACTCAATTACACTTAATTCAGgtgatttatatttaaattttgaaaacatttaagcTTAAATGAACATAACTATCTCATATCTTACAAATCACAAATCATCTTACAATGACATTATGTATCATGCAGTTTACATATATCGCCTTTCTTGCCATAGACAAAGGAAGTTTGACTTTTTAAGTCAAGTACTCAACTAGGTACTGAGCAcgcaaataaaatattcaaaaaaacatGAGGTAAACAATAGCAAGAATTTCCTACTAACGATATCACTAACAATGCCAATCACAACCTATTTGTGGCATGCACATGGGAAATGGCAATGTCTTCAGGCACTTTTAAATGACCGATTTCACATTTTCTAAAAGTAAAACCTGTCTTGGCCTTCAAACAACTATATGTAATTTTGATGAGTATAATGGTCACACACTCTCTAATTGtaagtgtaaataaatatgttcctACCTGTATGCCctttcagatattgcaaaattgctttttctgtattttgaaCAGATTGCTCTCAAAGTAAACTTTTACAAATAAGTTCACCATGATTGTGGGTTGCTATTCTGTGTGCAGTTCAAGAATCAATTATAGCGATCCGTATTAACAAATGAAATACGGACACTATCATAATTTCATGGTTTTCTTCAGATTTGGAATCATTTTTCATGCATGAGGAAGGATGACCCTTGATTCTTTCTAAACAGGATCAGCAATTAACTCAAATATACAGCAAATTATGAAGGGATATGAATGTGAATTCCTGTACCAGAGCACATCACAAATTGCACTAAACTGTATGTGTGAGGGAAAAGGTGATTTAATTGTAACCATgtgaatactttttaaaaaccgtGATTTTGGTAAGTATCTCCAAAGTTAATGTGAGGTAAGTttatcagttttttaaaatgcaaccactaaaacaaatgttcaatacaatgacaaaaatgataacctgacaaaaaaaaaatcctcagtAAATTACTCACCACAATCACTGTAGCAGAGAATGAGGTAAAGAGTTTTCTTCAGTTCAGTCGGGTtgcatatttacagtacaggagCATTAACTCTCCTTTTATACATCTTGATGTGCGGTTTTCTGCATGGGTGTCATGGTAATGAACCTGGGGAACTCATTAACTACAGTACCTCTGTcaatacaatatttttcattcattgagaaagcaaaaaaagttAGTCACCAAAGTCCAATTCCATTTTTGCTAATCTAATGaacaagtacattttaatttcagaatagATAGTCAACTAATGGTTATGGGACTGGATTTGTAACTAAGAGATTGCAAGTTTAAATCCAAGATTAGGCACTGCATTATACACAAAAGCAAAGGAAAGAATCTCATCTctgtctgtacccctctctgctCACCAGCTATCTGAATGAAAAGGAAAAGTACATATCGAAAAAAACGAGTTATGAATTTCTCTGCAGATATGAagatttaacaattatttgtctACAAAAATTCACTTCTTGTTGTTAGGAACAGTAGTAAACTTCCGTGTTTCTTTCTTTGATAGCTGAGCTGGATTACCTCCCAACATAGTCATGACTGATATTTATATAAAGGGCTCAAAACCATGGCTCTTTCGATAACAATATCATAGTGCTTAGCCCTGCGTGCAACAACATAAGGCAACTTTAATACACAAATTTGTCAGCTTCCAGGTAAGATAGTTCCCGTCTGCAACCACATCCCCACACTTCACACCTCACCAAATCACCGTAGCCAAGTTGCCCCTTCTCTCTCAACCATGCCCCCTCCATTGTAAAACCACTTAAAAATGTAGACTTTAGCTAGTCAGCCAGAGCCAGGAGGCTGAACCCTAGaaaagccatgtttttttttactaccttATACCGCCCAGTGGTGTCAGGCTCATCCAGCATTACAGAATCGATTTCGGCACCCACAgcaacctaatttcataaagatcaTGAAACTCTATGTTGCAAAAGTatattcttgaaataaaggacaggACTGTATCAatctcaacatttttatttctaactCATATCGTTTTTGTTATGTAGGTAAGGGAAAATGCGACAAGGCGTATTTGCAGGCACATTGAGAAAAgcgctaaaatgtgcaaaacaagcaaaacacaaaatggagaaagtagttaaagaaatacaaaacgcaatatttaaaaatgtaatttcttcagtcataacgCATTCCGCTCGCTTCTCCCTTCCCTTTGCTACCACTATTTTGATTGAgcttttacatactgtatgtaccatCTCTTACCTCTGCGTTTTCTTCCCAGGAATAATGGGTGTGTGAGATGATGCTGTGACTATGGCTGCTTTTGCGGCCGCTGCTTCTGTCTTCAACTTT encodes:
- the LOC135236070 gene encoding olfactory receptor 52E8-like, coding for MNSQNSTLSLNTALVHPPFFLINGFYNVPYAKYYYVFLFFVFGVSVLGNSFVMYIIYIERSFHTPKYLAVLNLAFADLGESTALMPNLIAMFPFDSQYISFNACLANMFFVFFFSCLQTLTLTVLAYDRLVAICLPLRYHAIITMPAMAVMLTVVWAYSALLMISTVALVTRLSFCKSIVVKSYFCDHGPVFHLACNDNLVNRIMAYVNMALLLYLPLLFTVLSYVFIAGALFKIASWEGRFKAIKTCSAHLMLVAICYIPIMGIYIAAIAGTLHPNARIINTSLSLAIPPMMNPIIYVLNTEEVKEFSKRLFSRKKITATEINR